Proteins co-encoded in one Octopus bimaculoides isolate UCB-OBI-ISO-001 chromosome 7, ASM119413v2, whole genome shotgun sequence genomic window:
- the LOC106877287 gene encoding scavenger receptor cysteine-rich type 1 protein M130, with protein MAIRGLLSCVLLYTVLAGSQAGYPADVRIVGSKSRGRVEVLYNNDWGTICSDFWDDSSAVVICRSLGFASGTALGGKETPSGSGRIWLDEVKCKGTETYIDDCPHLPWGVNDCLHESDAGVDCFSPYQIDVRITGGNTNEGLVQVNYMNEWGTVCDDSWGDQESTVVCRMLGYSYGVRVISRVSGYTGRIWLDKVDCNGQELSLSECSHYPWGTVTCKHGQEARVRCVHREYIFVVLLMQMHIYTLKYFLITQKGYAIKGTNVPRGQGQIWLSDVKCNGSEVSIDECTHPHWGINNCDHMSDAGVRCTQALYQNVRINGGQSKGRVEVFHNGIWGTVCDDYWNDKAATVVCKALGFRTGRGLLGKHTVDGTGKMWLDDVKCTGNEKSLDDCTHKPWGDSDCSHSEDAGVECFNRK; from the exons ATGGCCATCCGAG GGTTATTGAGCTGTGTTCTGCTGTACACTGTGTTGGCTGGATCTCAGGCAG GCTATCCAGCGGATGTACGTATAGTCGGATCTAAATCTCGAGGACGTGTAGAAGTTCTATACAACAATGATTGGGGCACAATTTGCAGTGATTTCTGGGACGATAGTAGTGCGGTAGTAATCTGTCGATCTCTTGGTTTCGC ATCAGGCACAGCTCTTGGCGGCAAAGAAACTCCAAGCGGATCTGGGAGGATTTGGTTAGACGAGGTCAAATGCAAAGGGACAGAAACCTACATAGATGACTGTCCCCATCTACCTTGGGGAGTCAATGATTGTCTCCACGAAAGTGATGCAGGAGTCGACTGCTTTTCCC CTTACCAGATCGATGTCCGAATTACAGGCGGAAATACAAATGAAGGGCTGGTTCAAGTGAACTACATGAATGAATGGGGAACAGTATGCGATGATTCGTGGGGTGATCAAGAGTCAACTGTGGTTTGCCGGATGCTTGGTTATAG TTACGGTGTTCGTGTAATAAGCAGAGTTTCTGGTTACACCGGTCGAATTTGGTTGGACAAGGTTGACTGCAATGGACAAGAACTGTCACTATCGGAATGTTCTCACTACCCTTGGGGCACGGTAACTTGTAAACATGGACAAGAAGCTCGAGTACGGTGTGTACATCGTGAGTACATCTTTGTCGTATTACTaatgcagatgcatatatatacactcaaat ATTTCTTAATAACACA AAAGGGGTATGCAATAAAAGGTACTAACGTACCCAGAGGCCAAGGTCAAATATGGCTGTCGGATGTAAAATGCAACGGTTCTGAAGTATCAATCGATGAATGTACCCATCCTCATTGGGGTATAAACAACTGTGATCACATGAGTGACGCGGGAGTAAGATGTACCCAAG CTCTATACCAGAATGTTCGGATAAATGGCGGACAGTCGAAAGGCCGTGTTGAAGTCTTCCATAATGGCATTTGGGGTACTGTCTGTGATGATTACTGGAATGACAAGGCAGCAACGGTCGTTTGCAAGGCTCTGGGCTTCAG GACTGGTAGAGGCTTGCTAGGGAAGCACACAGTGGACGGTACAGGGAAAATGTGGTTAGATGACGTTAAATGTACAGGAAATGAGAAGAGTTTGGATGACTGCACACACAAGCCCTGGGGTGACTCAGATTGTTCACACAGTGAAGATGCTGGAGTAGAATGTTTTAATCGTAAGTAA